The Deltaproteobacteria bacterium genome window below encodes:
- a CDS encoding peptidoglycan DD-metalloendopeptidase family protein has product MRVPAAEALLARGGVDGAGGPADAAADNAQVAAQFETLLLGELVKAMRQSASVTGDDGGFATGTYQEMFDQAIVDASAGGLGLRDAIARQLGGGAPSSASAERAGPHPLPPRIAHAFAGASTGLPLHDPAPVMKRGVAAPAYAGDIGTAFEGGTPSPGLFPVDGGVQSSGYGFRVHPIHGDRRFHGGLDIAAPEGREIRAVQRGVVIRAERHKGYGNMVEIRHPDGVVTRYAHASKLYVREGDAVDVGETIADVGSTGQSTGPHLHFEVRDGGRTLDPHAYLERLRAAGDDRGAARSRTGITVDDDGRDRDVVAAATDVGTHDE; this is encoded by the coding sequence ATGCGCGTGCCGGCGGCCGAGGCCCTGCTCGCCCGAGGCGGCGTCGATGGTGCCGGCGGCCCCGCCGACGCGGCCGCCGACAACGCCCAGGTCGCGGCGCAGTTCGAGACGCTGCTGCTGGGCGAGCTGGTCAAGGCCATGCGCCAGAGCGCGTCGGTGACGGGCGACGACGGCGGCTTCGCGACCGGCACCTACCAGGAGATGTTCGATCAGGCCATCGTCGACGCCAGCGCCGGCGGCCTGGGCCTGCGCGATGCGATCGCGCGACAGCTCGGCGGCGGTGCACCGTCGTCGGCGAGCGCCGAGCGGGCCGGTCCACATCCGCTGCCGCCACGCATCGCCCACGCCTTCGCCGGCGCGTCCACGGGGCTGCCGCTGCACGACCCCGCACCGGTGATGAAGCGGGGCGTCGCGGCGCCGGCCTACGCCGGTGACATCGGCACCGCCTTCGAGGGCGGCACGCCATCGCCCGGGCTGTTCCCGGTCGACGGCGGCGTGCAGAGCTCGGGCTACGGCTTCCGCGTGCATCCGATCCACGGTGACCGCCGCTTCCACGGCGGGCTCGACATCGCGGCGCCCGAGGGCCGCGAGATCCGAGCGGTGCAGCGCGGCGTGGTCATCCGCGCCGAGCGACACAAGGGCTACGGCAACATGGTCGAGATCCGCCACCCCGATGGCGTCGTCACCCGCTACGCCCACGCCAGCAAGCTCTACGTGCGCGAGGGCGACGCGGTCGATGTCGGCGAGACCATCGCCGACGTCGGCAGCACCGGTCAGAGTACTGGCCCGCACCTGCACTTCGAGGTCCGCGACGGCGGTCGAACGCTCGATCCCCATGCGTACCTCGAGCGCCTGCGCGCGGCCGGTGACGATCGTGGCGCAGCGCGCTCGCGCACCGGCATCACGGTCGACGACGACGGCCGCGATCGGGACGTGGTCGCCGCGGCCACCGACGTTGGCACGCACGATGAATAG
- a CDS encoding flagellar basal body P-ring protein FlgI, whose protein sequence is MSNAISRLRLPAFALAVLCCLLSMVGTAHAERLKDLATIRGVASNPLVGYGLVVGLAGTGDNLQSAQTQQMVANMLGRRFGTIITPAQIKAKNVAVVMVTARLPPFARIGGRIDVTVSSASNAKSLFGGTLLPTALKGGNGETYAWGEGPLMVGGWAADGKSGSGVSKNHPTVGQVPDGGLVAKELGFKLSADKPITVALDRPDFTTAARVTEAINARLGAVLAHAPDPGTVLVEVPKSKRRDLVRLVASIENLEITPDQNARIVINEKTGTVVMGADVQVMACAVSHGALTVQIDERQEVSQPGAFGGGDTAKTQRSDVAVTEDGSDIALLGDAPTLGEVVASLNSLGVSPRDLVAILLAMKQAGALRAEVEVQ, encoded by the coding sequence ATGTCCAACGCCATCTCGCGCCTGCGCCTACCCGCGTTCGCCCTCGCCGTGCTGTGCTGCCTGCTGTCGATGGTCGGCACCGCCCACGCGGAGCGCCTCAAGGATCTCGCGACCATCCGCGGCGTCGCCAGCAACCCGCTGGTCGGCTACGGCCTCGTCGTCGGCCTGGCCGGAACCGGTGACAACCTGCAGAGCGCGCAGACCCAGCAGATGGTCGCCAACATGCTGGGCCGTCGCTTCGGCACCATCATCACGCCCGCGCAGATCAAGGCCAAGAACGTCGCGGTGGTGATGGTCACCGCCCGCTTGCCGCCGTTCGCCCGCATCGGCGGCCGCATCGACGTGACGGTGTCGTCGGCGAGCAACGCAAAGTCGCTATTCGGCGGCACCCTGCTCCCGACCGCGCTCAAGGGCGGCAACGGCGAGACCTACGCGTGGGGCGAAGGCCCGCTGATGGTCGGGGGCTGGGCCGCCGACGGCAAGAGCGGCAGCGGCGTCAGCAAGAACCACCCCACGGTCGGCCAGGTGCCCGACGGCGGCCTGGTGGCCAAGGAGCTCGGCTTCAAGCTGAGCGCCGACAAGCCCATCACGGTGGCGCTCGATCGCCCCGACTTCACCACCGCCGCACGCGTGACCGAGGCCATCAACGCCCGCCTCGGTGCGGTGCTGGCCCATGCCCCCGACCCCGGCACCGTGCTGGTCGAGGTGCCAAAGTCCAAGCGCCGTGATCTGGTGCGCCTGGTGGCGAGCATCGAGAACCTCGAGATCACACCCGACCAGAACGCCCGCATCGTCATCAACGAGAAGACCGGCACCGTCGTGATGGGCGCCGACGTGCAGGTCATGGCCTGCGCGGTCAGCCACGGTGCGTTGACGGTGCAGATCGACGAGCGTCAGGAGGTCTCGCAGCCGGGTGCGTTCGGCGGCGGTGACACGGCCAAGACCCAGCGCTCCGACGTCGCCGTGACCGAGGATGGCAGCGACATCGCGCTGCTCGGCGACGCGCCGACCCTCGGCGAGGTGGTCGCGAGCCTGAACTCGCTCGGCGTCAGCCCGCGCGACCTGGTCGCCATCCTGCTGGCGATGAAGCAGGCCGGCGCGCTGCGGGCCGAGGTCGAGGTGCAGTGA
- a CDS encoding flagellar basal body L-ring protein FlgH, which produces MRRSLWFAVGIGFAVAQGGCAGPVVHYKFPTRNYQAGHYASDAAGDSGLLWGEHTANVLEDARSRRLGDLVIVRIEETADAAGNATTKTSRKSSVQGGVNNFFGLMERYAKKHPNVDSTALVKALFESSFEGDGSTKRTGTLTAMIPCQVKQVLPNGDLFIEGTKTIQINAEETHLYLSGVVRPFDIDMANQVASARILDARIDFSGRGVVSDKQKPGFLQRGLDHLMPI; this is translated from the coding sequence ATGAGGCGCTCGCTGTGGTTCGCGGTGGGCATCGGCTTCGCGGTCGCGCAGGGCGGCTGCGCGGGCCCGGTGGTCCACTACAAGTTCCCGACCCGCAACTACCAGGCCGGCCACTACGCCAGCGACGCCGCCGGCGACAGCGGTCTGCTGTGGGGCGAGCACACCGCCAACGTGCTCGAGGACGCGCGCAGCCGCCGGCTCGGCGACCTCGTGATCGTCCGCATCGAGGAGACCGCCGACGCGGCCGGCAACGCCACCACCAAGACCAGCCGCAAGAGCAGCGTGCAAGGTGGCGTCAACAACTTCTTCGGCCTGATGGAGCGCTACGCCAAGAAGCACCCCAACGTCGACTCGACCGCGCTGGTCAAGGCGTTGTTCGAGTCGTCGTTCGAGGGCGATGGCTCGACCAAGCGCACCGGCACCTTGACCGCGATGATCCCCTGCCAGGTGAAGCAGGTGTTGCCCAACGGCGACCTCTTCATCGAGGGCACCAAGACCATCCAGATCAACGCCGAGGAGACCCACCTCTATCTCTCCGGCGTGGTGCGGCCGTTCGACATCGACATGGCCAACCAGGTCGCGTCGGCGCGCATCCTCGACGCGCGGATCGACTTCTCCGGCCGTGGCGTGGTCAGTGACAAGCAGAAGCCCGGCTTCCTGCAGCGCGGCCTCGATCACCTGATGCCGATCTGA
- the flgA gene encoding flagellar basal body P-ring formation protein FlgA, whose protein sequence is MSRSIPTFALVLALLGPAGAHAAARGVTVDGDRITVGDLAPTMPRAVLDIDVAPAPAPGARTHITRAAVADALRRAGADETLADALPSRQEVKRAAESIDVEGLTAEVREAALAELPLGVSIERVTGLSATSVPPGGHRVEVVLGRLRRSTTATVHVFVGTKRWTTQQATLALTGVAKTPVLRRAMAPGTTVTDEDVHLREVAIDELPEGAITRTDQLVGKRLRTRQGGDAPLRRTAAEPLPIITRGSVVNLVAQRPGFTITRQVVAQQDGGQGQVIRVKPVDDDTRTMVVTVHGSNDVRVHALGGRR, encoded by the coding sequence ATGTCGCGTTCGATCCCCACATTCGCGCTCGTGCTGGCGTTGCTCGGCCCCGCCGGCGCGCACGCTGCTGCTCGAGGCGTCACGGTCGACGGCGATCGCATCACCGTCGGCGATCTGGCGCCGACGATGCCGCGCGCGGTGCTCGACATCGACGTCGCGCCCGCGCCGGCCCCCGGCGCCCGCACGCACATCACCCGCGCCGCGGTCGCCGACGCCCTGCGTCGGGCGGGCGCCGACGAGACGCTCGCCGACGCCCTGCCCAGCCGGCAGGAGGTGAAACGAGCCGCGGAGTCGATCGACGTCGAGGGCCTCACCGCCGAGGTCCGCGAGGCAGCGCTCGCCGAGCTCCCGCTCGGGGTCTCGATCGAGCGCGTCACGGGCCTGTCCGCGACCTCGGTGCCGCCGGGTGGCCATCGCGTCGAGGTCGTGCTCGGCCGCCTGCGCCGCTCGACCACCGCGACGGTGCACGTGTTCGTCGGCACCAAGCGCTGGACCACACAACAGGCGACGCTGGCGCTGACCGGCGTCGCGAAGACACCGGTGCTCCGCCGCGCGATGGCGCCGGGCACCACGGTCACCGACGAGGACGTGCACCTGCGCGAGGTCGCGATCGACGAGCTGCCCGAGGGCGCCATCACGCGCACCGACCAGCTGGTCGGCAAGCGCCTGCGCACGCGCCAGGGCGGCGACGCACCGCTGCGTCGTACGGCCGCCGAACCGCTGCCGATCATCACCCGCGGCAGCGTCGTCAACCTGGTGGCGCAGCGCCCGGGCTTCACGATCACGCGCCAGGTGGTCGCACAACAGGACGGTGGCCAGGGCCAGGTCATCCGCGTCAAGCCGGTCGACGACGACACTCGCACCATGGTCGTGACGGTCCACGGCAGCAACGACGTGCGCGTGCATGCGCTCGGAGGCCGGCGATGA
- the flgG gene encoding flagellar basal-body rod protein FlgG, whose protein sequence is MIRALHTAATGMDAQQQRIDVISNNLANVNTTGFKKQRADFQDLLYQQVRAPGTTAAQGTFVPSGLQVGTGVRTAATHRSFSTGDLQQTGNQLDLAIEGNGFFQVTLPGGEVAFTRAGNFELDQQGQLVTTDGYPVDPAIAIPQGATAVTIGADGTVSATIAGETAASEVGQIQLVNFVNPGGLQAIGRNFYKATTASGDPQSGPPGQQGLGSLAQGFLEMSNVKVVEEMINLISSQRAYEINSKVIQASDEMLQTTANAV, encoded by the coding sequence GTGATCCGAGCCCTCCACACCGCCGCCACCGGCATGGATGCGCAGCAGCAGCGCATCGACGTCATCTCCAACAACCTCGCCAACGTCAACACGACCGGCTTCAAGAAGCAGCGCGCCGACTTCCAGGACCTGCTCTACCAGCAGGTGCGGGCGCCGGGCACCACCGCCGCCCAGGGCACGTTCGTGCCGAGCGGCCTGCAGGTCGGCACCGGCGTGCGCACGGCCGCCACCCACCGCAGCTTCTCGACCGGCGATCTGCAGCAGACCGGCAATCAGCTCGATCTCGCGATCGAGGGCAACGGCTTCTTCCAGGTCACGCTGCCGGGTGGCGAGGTCGCGTTCACGCGCGCCGGCAACTTCGAGCTCGATCAGCAGGGCCAGCTCGTGACCACCGACGGCTACCCCGTCGACCCCGCGATCGCGATCCCCCAGGGCGCCACCGCCGTGACGATCGGGGCCGACGGCACCGTGTCGGCGACCATCGCCGGTGAGACCGCCGCCAGCGAGGTCGGACAGATCCAGCTGGTGAACTTCGTGAACCCCGGGGGTCTGCAGGCCATCGGCCGCAACTTCTACAAGGCCACCACCGCCAGCGGCGATCCCCAGAGCGGCCCGCCCGGCCAGCAGGGCCTCGGCTCGCTGGCGCAGGGCTTCCTCGAGATGTCCAACGTCAAGGTCGTCGAAGAGATGATCAACCTCATCTCGAGCCAGCGCGCCTACGAGATCAACTCGAAGGTCATCCAGGCCAGCGACGAGATGCTGCAGACCACCGCCAACGCCGTGTGA
- a CDS encoding flagellar hook basal-body protein, translating to MANGIYIGMSGAIAAQRRLDVVANNVANASTPGFRQQRAQFTAFVVPTGDARPIEKGFVAMTQTAVDDSAGTISASENPLDVAIDGRGYFVVQAPGEQLLTRAGNFRLAEDGRLVDTLGNSVLGGEGGARSPIVVRPDAGPVSVGGDGTVSQGGTAIARLSIVDVAANRLVPVGDTHLRAAPTDMQPMPNARVQAGALESSNVNPVRGLVELVTLTREFESSHKVMGEYRRLDQKLLGSNR from the coding sequence ATGGCCAACGGCATCTACATCGGCATGTCCGGCGCGATCGCGGCGCAACGACGCCTCGACGTCGTCGCCAACAACGTCGCCAACGCCTCGACTCCGGGCTTCCGCCAGCAGCGGGCCCAGTTCACCGCGTTCGTGGTCCCGACCGGCGACGCACGCCCGATCGAGAAGGGCTTCGTCGCGATGACGCAGACCGCGGTCGACGACAGCGCGGGCACCATCAGCGCCAGCGAGAACCCGCTCGATGTCGCCATCGACGGTCGCGGCTACTTCGTGGTGCAGGCGCCCGGCGAGCAGCTGCTCACCCGCGCCGGCAACTTCCGCCTCGCCGAGGACGGTCGCCTGGTCGACACCCTCGGCAATTCGGTGCTCGGTGGCGAGGGCGGTGCCCGCAGCCCCATCGTGGTGCGTCCCGATGCCGGCCCGGTGAGCGTCGGTGGCGACGGCACCGTCAGCCAGGGCGGCACGGCGATCGCAAGGCTGTCCATCGTGGACGTCGCCGCCAATCGTCTGGTGCCCGTGGGAGACACGCACCTGCGCGCGGCGCCGACCGACATGCAGCCGATGCCCAACGCGCGCGTGCAAGCCGGCGCGCTCGAGAGCAGCAACGTCAATCCCGTGCGCGGGCTCGTCGAGCTCGTGACGCTGACCCGTGAGTTCGAGTCCAGCCACAAGGTCATGGGCGAGTATCGCCGCCTCGACCAGAAGCTGCTCGGCTCGAACCGCTAG
- a CDS encoding FliA/WhiG family RNA polymerase sigma factor, producing the protein MSRLGIARRTPRRAGARGAIVAAAAAQDADPHHDHAEPAANGDAPEHAANAPVDHLHAGVAIEGGPAANDAPRPKLDATVYLDFVRRIATRMARSLPAHVALDDLVGAGTLGLLDAMDRFDPSKADRFETYAEFRIKGAILDELRRYDLMARNARLTAKRLARKTQELTAKLGRPPSEAEVAESLEMTHEEYRKLVDRIGSVRVLSLDDLQHGDDGPADRMVELSSKTLGPDEATGIRELHARLRSAIAGLPERQQLILDMYYHREMTLKEIGLQVGVTESRVCQIMGEATGRLRHLLRHG; encoded by the coding sequence ATGTCACGACTCGGAATCGCTCGACGTACCCCGCGCCGCGCCGGCGCACGCGGGGCCATCGTCGCCGCCGCGGCCGCCCAGGACGCGGACCCCCATCACGACCACGCCGAACCCGCGGCCAACGGCGATGCGCCGGAGCACGCCGCCAACGCGCCGGTCGATCACCTGCACGCCGGCGTGGCGATCGAAGGCGGCCCGGCGGCCAACGACGCGCCGCGGCCCAAGCTCGACGCCACCGTCTATCTCGACTTCGTGCGCCGCATCGCGACCCGCATGGCGCGCTCGCTGCCGGCCCACGTCGCGCTCGACGATCTGGTCGGCGCGGGCACGCTGGGCCTGCTCGATGCGATGGACCGCTTCGACCCCAGCAAGGCCGATCGCTTCGAGACCTACGCCGAGTTCCGCATCAAGGGTGCGATCCTCGACGAGCTGCGGCGCTACGACCTGATGGCCCGCAACGCACGGCTGACCGCCAAGCGATTGGCGCGCAAGACCCAGGAGCTCACCGCCAAGCTCGGCCGTCCACCGAGCGAGGCCGAGGTCGCCGAGTCACTCGAGATGACCCACGAGGAGTACCGCAAGCTGGTCGACCGCATCGGCAGTGTGCGGGTGCTCAGCCTCGACGACCTCCAGCACGGCGACGACGGACCCGCCGATCGCATGGTCGAGCTGTCGAGCAAGACCCTCGGACCCGACGAGGCCACCGGCATCCGCGAGCTGCACGCGCGGCTGCGCAGCGCCATCGCCGGTCTGCCCGAGCGACAGCAGCTGATCCTCGACATGTACTACCACCGCGAGATGACGCTGAAGGAGATCGGCCTGCAGGTCGGCGTCACCGAGTCGCGGGTCTGCCAGATCATGGGCGAGGCCACCGGCCGCCTGCGTCACCTGCTGCGACACGGTTAG
- a CDS encoding MinD/ParA family protein, with amino-acid sequence MNPDTRKPAHPLSIAPADADGGEAPTSTRDGAPPTNLGDVIPLRSATVPMSPTVIAITSGKGGVGKTNLSANLAIALGQRGARVLAIDADLGLANLDIIMGVAPTFTTADLLRGEATVDDVVIAGPPNVWLLPGASGQHDLANLDDVARRDLFTAIDGLDSRFDAIVVDTGAGIGSNAIGFAAAAKDIVLVVTPEPTSVADAYGMLKVLCTRCAVRRVHVLANMVGGPAEGEQVFRRLLALSERFLNVGLDYLGAVPRDGSISRAVMRGEPVMLAYPRCPASLAIAEVADTLSRSDHRDEREGALRLFWRRLLRQKGA; translated from the coding sequence ATGAACCCCGATACCCGCAAACCCGCCCACCCCTTGTCCATCGCGCCGGCCGACGCCGACGGCGGCGAGGCCCCGACCTCGACGCGCGACGGTGCGCCGCCGACCAACCTCGGCGACGTCATCCCGCTGCGCAGCGCGACGGTGCCGATGAGCCCGACCGTCATCGCGATCACCTCGGGCAAGGGCGGGGTCGGCAAGACCAACCTGTCGGCAAACCTCGCGATCGCGCTGGGTCAGCGCGGCGCGCGGGTGCTGGCGATCGACGCCGATCTCGGCCTCGCCAACCTCGACATCATCATGGGCGTCGCGCCGACCTTCACCACCGCCGACCTGCTGCGTGGCGAGGCCACCGTCGACGACGTCGTGATCGCAGGTCCACCCAACGTGTGGCTGCTGCCAGGCGCCTCCGGACAGCACGACCTCGCCAACCTCGACGACGTCGCGCGCCGCGACCTCTTCACCGCCATCGACGGGCTCGACTCGCGCTTCGACGCCATCGTGGTCGATACCGGCGCCGGCATCGGCAGCAACGCGATCGGCTTCGCCGCCGCCGCCAAGGACATCGTCTTGGTGGTGACGCCCGAGCCCACCAGCGTCGCCGACGCCTACGGCATGCTCAAGGTGTTGTGCACGCGCTGCGCGGTGCGTCGGGTGCACGTGCTCGCCAACATGGTCGGCGGCCCAGCCGAGGGCGAGCAGGTGTTCCGCCGCCTGCTCGCACTGAGCGAGCGCTTCTTGAATGTCGGTCTCGACTACCTCGGCGCAGTGCCGCGGGACGGATCGATCAGCCGCGCCGTCATGCGCGGCGAGCCGGTGATGCTGGCGTACCCCCGCTGCCCGGCATCGCTCGCGATCGCCGAGGTCGCCGATACGCTGTCGCGCAGCGACCACCGGGACGAACGCGAGGGCGCGCTGCGCCTGTTCTGGCGCCGCCTGCTGCGGCAGAAGGGAGCTTGA
- the flhA gene encoding flagellar biosynthesis protein FlhA: MADVNDVARDRDGRMIALGLVGIVMMLILPLPAIVLDVLLTFSITCGLLVFLLAVNFGDPVEFSSFPSVLLVTTMLRLSLNIASTRLILLHGHEGVDAAGSVIKSFGAFVVGGSYVVGIIVFVILVVINFKVITAGAGRISEVAARFTLDAMPGKQMAIDNDLANGHIDEATARKRRKAIADEADFYGAMDGANKFVKGDAVAGLIITAINVVGGIIIGVAQQHLSVGDAAKTYTILTVGDGLVSQIPALLTSTAAGLIASRTASGEDLGTTMVKQLVGRPEPLTVAGVALAIIAMAPGMPTFAFMGLSGGCFMLARRAKRALEKPQVKPEVAKKQGDEEVPLHDLLKVDLLVLEVGFDLVPLVDRNRGGDLLKRIAAVRRQLVPELGLVVPPVHVRDNLRLPSGTYRLLLSGQPIGEGALRPGRVLAINPGGASGELKGERTTEPAFGMPAVWIGAGDRERAELLGYTVVDPATVAATHITELLRNHAAELLGRAEAQELLDAMSRTQSKLVEELIPTLLPLGEVIKVLRNLLREGVGIRDLRTILEALADHAASVKDTDALTELVRERLSRQISARYADERGCVNAFVLAPETEAALRGRGPGGATDGTVVPRLVKGLEQAIAASRGGTEPLLVVAPELRRSVAGLAARHAPGLAVLSLRELDGKTKVTTTGVVKLAA, translated from the coding sequence ATGGCTGACGTGAACGACGTAGCTCGCGATCGCGACGGTCGCATGATCGCGCTGGGCTTGGTCGGCATCGTGATGATGCTGATCCTGCCGCTGCCCGCGATCGTGCTCGACGTGCTGCTGACCTTCAGCATCACCTGCGGCCTGCTGGTGTTCCTGCTGGCGGTGAACTTCGGCGACCCGGTGGAGTTCTCCAGCTTCCCAAGTGTGCTGCTGGTCACGACCATGTTGCGCCTTTCGCTCAACATCGCCTCGACCCGCCTCATCCTCCTTCACGGGCACGAGGGGGTCGACGCCGCCGGCAGCGTGATCAAGTCGTTCGGCGCATTCGTCGTCGGCGGCAGCTACGTGGTCGGCATCATCGTGTTCGTCATCCTCGTGGTGATCAACTTCAAGGTCATCACGGCTGGTGCCGGGCGCATCAGCGAGGTCGCGGCGCGCTTCACCTTGGATGCGATGCCCGGCAAGCAGATGGCGATCGACAACGACCTCGCCAACGGCCACATCGACGAGGCCACCGCGCGCAAGCGCCGTAAGGCCATCGCCGACGAGGCCGACTTCTACGGCGCGATGGACGGCGCCAACAAGTTCGTCAAGGGCGATGCCGTTGCCGGCCTCATCATCACCGCGATCAACGTCGTCGGCGGCATCATCATCGGTGTCGCGCAGCAGCACCTGTCGGTCGGTGACGCCGCCAAGACCTACACCATCCTCACCGTCGGCGACGGCCTGGTCTCGCAGATCCCGGCGCTGTTGACCTCGACGGCGGCCGGCCTCATCGCCTCGCGCACCGCCTCGGGCGAGGACCTCGGCACGACCATGGTGAAGCAGCTGGTCGGTCGCCCCGAGCCGCTGACGGTGGCCGGCGTGGCGCTGGCGATCATCGCCATGGCACCGGGCATGCCGACGTTCGCGTTCATGGGCCTCTCGGGCGGCTGCTTCATGCTCGCGCGCCGGGCCAAGCGCGCGCTGGAGAAGCCGCAGGTCAAGCCCGAGGTGGCCAAGAAGCAGGGCGACGAGGAAGTCCCGCTGCACGACCTGCTCAAGGTCGACCTGCTGGTGCTCGAGGTCGGCTTCGACCTGGTGCCGCTGGTCGATCGCAACCGCGGCGGCGACCTGCTCAAGCGGATCGCAGCGGTGCGCCGCCAGCTGGTGCCCGAGCTGGGTCTGGTGGTGCCGCCGGTCCACGTGCGCGACAACCTGCGACTGCCCTCGGGCACGTATCGCCTGCTGTTGTCGGGGCAGCCCATCGGCGAAGGCGCGCTGCGTCCGGGCCGCGTGCTCGCAATCAACCCCGGCGGCGCTTCGGGCGAGCTCAAGGGCGAGCGCACCACGGAGCCGGCGTTCGGCATGCCGGCGGTGTGGATCGGCGCCGGCGACCGCGAGCGCGCGGAGCTGCTCGGCTACACGGTCGTCGATCCCGCGACGGTGGCGGCCACGCACATCACCGAGCTGCTGCGCAACCACGCCGCCGAGCTGCTCGGGCGCGCCGAGGCGCAGGAGCTGCTCGACGCGATGTCGCGCACGCAGAGCAAGCTGGTCGAGGAGCTGATCCCGACCCTGCTCCCACTCGGCGAGGTCATCAAGGTGCTGCGGAACCTCCTGCGCGAGGGCGTCGGCATCCGCGACCTGCGGACCATCCTCGAGGCGCTGGCCGACCACGCCGCGTCGGTCAAGGACACCGACGCGTTGACGGAGCTGGTGCGCGAGCGACTGTCGCGTCAAATCTCCGCGCGCTACGCCGACGAACGCGGCTGCGTGAACGCCTTCGTCTTGGCGCCCGAGACCGAGGCCGCACTGCGTGGCCGCGGCCCGGGTGGGGCCACCGACGGCACGGTCGTCCCACGGCTGGTGAAAGGCCTCGAGCAGGCAATCGCGGCGTCCCGCGGTGGGACCGAGCCGCTGCTCGTGGTCGCGCCGGAGCTGCGTCGGAGCGTCGCCGGCTTGGCGGCTCGACATGCACCGGGTCTTGCAGTGCTGAGCCTGCGGGAGCTCGACGGCAAGACCAAGGTCACGACCACCGGCGTCGTGAAGCTCGCCGCCTGA
- a CDS encoding flagellar biosynthesis protein FlhB, translated as MSDEGSSGEKTEEPTGKRRKQFRDEGRVPLSKDVSAVVLAVVAFALVAAFGPALADGAMTQMSGAMARIAEVPARGRDTMFLALGDAALAIGRVGVVGAVVLAAVGAAVGIAQTGGLWASKNLGFKLERLNLLSGLQRVFLSLDTLVQLGMTLAKAVAIGSILYVVLDDELERLPSLVQVSVTDAFLHLGALLTRITIAALLVTAVLAAADWLLTSRKLHEQMKMTKQEVKDELKQQEGDPLIRQRMRARMRQIGRNRMLAAVRKADVVIVNPTHYAVALAYRPGDAGAPRLVAKGVDHMAAKIREVARAHQVPIIPNPPVARAIHASARVGHEIPGELFEAVARVLAYVYRMTRWRNG; from the coding sequence GTGAGCGACGAAGGCAGCAGCGGCGAGAAGACCGAGGAGCCCACCGGCAAGCGTCGCAAGCAATTCCGCGACGAAGGCCGCGTTCCGCTGAGCAAGGATGTGAGCGCGGTCGTGCTCGCGGTGGTCGCGTTCGCGCTGGTGGCCGCGTTCGGGCCGGCGCTGGCCGACGGCGCAATGACGCAGATGAGCGGCGCCATGGCGCGCATCGCCGAGGTGCCCGCGCGCGGCCGCGACACCATGTTCCTGGCACTCGGTGACGCCGCGCTCGCGATCGGCCGGGTCGGCGTCGTCGGAGCCGTGGTGCTGGCGGCGGTCGGCGCCGCGGTCGGCATCGCACAGACCGGCGGGCTGTGGGCGAGCAAGAACCTCGGCTTCAAGCTCGAGCGACTCAACCTGCTCTCGGGGCTGCAGCGCGTCTTCCTCAGCCTCGACACGCTGGTGCAGCTGGGCATGACGCTGGCCAAGGCGGTGGCGATCGGCTCGATCCTCTACGTGGTGCTCGACGACGAGCTCGAGCGGCTGCCGAGCCTCGTGCAGGTGTCGGTCACCGACGCGTTCCTCCACCTCGGCGCCCTGCTCACGCGCATCACCATTGCGGCGCTGCTCGTCACCGCCGTGCTCGCGGCCGCGGACTGGCTGCTGACCTCGCGCAAGCTGCACGAGCAGATGAAGATGACCAAGCAAGAGGTCAAGGACGAGCTCAAGCAGCAAGAAGGCGATCCGCTGATCCGCCAGCGCATGCGCGCGCGCATGCGCCAGATCGGCCGCAACCGCATGCTCGCGGCGGTGCGCAAGGCCGACGTCGTCATCGTCAACCCGACCCACTACGCGGTCGCGCTGGCCTACCGCCCGGGCGACGCCGGCGCGCCGCGGTTGGTCGCCAAGGGCGTCGACCACATGGCCGCGAAGATCCGCGAGGTCGCGCGTGCCCACCAGGTGCCGATCATCCCCAACCCGCCGGTCGCGCGCGCCATCCATGCCAGCGCGCGCGTCGGCCACGAGATTCCCGGCGAGCTGTTCGAGGCCGTGGCCCGCGTGCTCGCCTACGTGTACCGCATGACCCGCTGGAGGAATGGCTGA